A portion of the Myxococcales bacterium genome contains these proteins:
- a CDS encoding group 1 truncated hemoglobin: protein MEVKSLFERLGGSSGIERIVEEVASRHLENPTIGARFRPYLEQPPKLQELKVHLARFLELGAGGPPRYTGRDMKSAHKGMNISPAEYMAALDDIVAALVAVGIDAQTRNDVLAIAWSLKGEIMHG, encoded by the coding sequence ATGGAAGTGAAGTCATTGTTTGAAAGGCTGGGCGGTTCGTCGGGCATCGAGCGCATCGTCGAGGAAGTGGCGAGCCGTCACTTAGAAAATCCCACCATTGGTGCGCGCTTTCGGCCGTACCTCGAACAGCCGCCGAAGCTGCAGGAGCTCAAGGTGCATCTCGCACGCTTCTTGGAGTTGGGGGCCGGCGGCCCACCTCGCTACACGGGCCGCGACATGAAGAGCGCCCACAAGGGCATGAACATCAGTCCTGCGGAGTACATGGCCGCGCTTGACGACATCGTCGCGGCGCTCGTAGCGGTGGGCATCGACGCGCAGACACGCAACGACGTGCTCGCCATCGCGTGGTCCCTGAAAGGCGAAATTATGCACGGTTGA
- a CDS encoding TetR family transcriptional regulator C-terminal domain-containing protein, which yields MTSSTKQDLLELGLKLLLKHGYADLGVATLLEQAGVPKGSFYHHFEGKEDFALQAIDLYMEGVHAALDAAFTDDGHTPVEQIRRFFEMVSEGYKGDGYLGCLLGGLGQELSGISPTFREKVEACFNVIARRLEKALTVAKKRGELRDDLSPRALADLLVNCWEGAALRSRLRRSPSPLSQMLDFYFAAVRP from the coding sequence ATGACCTCGTCCACGAAACAAGACTTGCTCGAGCTGGGGCTCAAGCTCCTCTTGAAGCACGGCTACGCCGATCTCGGCGTGGCGACGTTGCTCGAACAAGCCGGCGTGCCGAAGGGGTCCTTCTACCACCACTTCGAAGGCAAAGAGGACTTCGCCCTCCAAGCCATAGACCTCTACATGGAGGGCGTTCACGCCGCCCTCGATGCTGCCTTCACAGACGATGGGCACACTCCGGTCGAGCAGATCCGGCGCTTCTTCGAGATGGTCTCCGAGGGCTACAAGGGCGACGGCTATTTGGGGTGCCTCTTGGGTGGGCTTGGCCAGGAGCTGTCCGGCATAAGCCCCACGTTCCGCGAGAAGGTGGAGGCGTGTTTCAACGTCATCGCGCGCCGCCTAGAGAAGGCGCTCACCGTCGCCAAGAAGCGAGGCGAGCTGCGTGACGACTTGAGCCCGCGCGCGCTCGCGGACCTGCTGGTCAATTGCTGGGAGGGCGCCGCGCTTCGCAGCCGTCTCCGTCGAAGCCCGAGTCCACTCAGTCAAATGCTCGATTTCTACTTCGCCGCCGTGCGGCCGTGA